GGTCGGAGAAATGGAGAAACCGCAAAACACTAATGGTATGTGGACATTAGTTTGTTTTGTGGTTTTTTATTGTCTGGATTTAATTTGCATTTTTCTTTCTCGCAGGCCGTATACGAAAAAATACATGAATTATGTGTTTTTCGGGTAATTGTATAGTAGGAGAATTATTATTTCAGGTTTAGGAGTGAGTGGAAAATGACCGTATTTTCAAGTTATAAGCGAAACGAAATATATAAGGAAATAACAAAGCAGCAACTGGATGTCCTTGTAATTGGTGGTGGAATTACTGGTGCAGGAATTTCATTAGATGCCGCCACAAGAGGGCTTAGAACGGGTACTATAGAAATGAATGACTTTGCAGCCGGAACCTCAAGTCGCTCCACTAAACTTGTCCACGGCGGATTGCGTTATCTACAACAGTTCGAAGTGAAAATGGTGGCAGAAGTCGGAAAAGAACGTGCGATTGTTTATGAAAATGGCCCACATGTGACAACACCAGAATGGATGATGCTGCCGTTTCATAAAGGTGGCAATTTCGGCCCATTTACAACAAACGTTGGTTTGCGTGTCTATGATTTTCTCGCAGGTGTTAAAAGAGATGAACGCCGGAAAATGCTTAGCCCAGAAGAAGCACTTAACAGAGAGCCGTTAATCAAAAAAGAGGATCTCAAGGGTGCTGGATATTATGTAGAATACAAAACAGATGATGCCAGATTAACGATCGAAGTTATGAAAAAAGCCGTGCAAAGTGGGGCACATGTAATTAATTATACAAAAGCAGTTGATTTCATATACAATGATGATCAAAAAATAATTGGTGTTATTGCACAGGACCAACTGACTGGCGAAAAAATGAAGATATACGCAAAAAAAATTGTGAATGCTGGTGGTCCGTGGGTTGATGACTTACGAGAAATTGACGGATCAAAAAAAGGCAAAACCCTTCATTTAACAAAGGGAGTTCATCTTGTCTTTTCAAACGAACAATTTCCACTTCAGCAGGCAATTTATTTTGATGCGCCAGATGGCCGGATGATATTTGCTATCCCAAGAGATAACAAAACATATGTTGGAACAACAGATACCACTTATGAAGGTGATATTGAACATCCTACCATGACCGAGGATGACCGTGATTACCTCGTGAAAGCAATTAATTATATGTTCCCTTCACTCGGAATTACAAATGAGCATGTCGAGTCAAGCTGGGCTGGATTACGTCCATTAATACAAGAAGAAGGAAAAAGTCCGGATGAAATTTCACGTAAAGATGAAATATTTATCTCTGATTCTGGTCTAATTTCCATGGCTGGCGGAAAACTAACCGGTTATCGGAAAATGGCTGAACATGCTGTTAACACAGTTGTTGATCAGTTAAAAAGAGAAGAACAGATAATTTACACGAAGTCCCAAACTCACGACCTGCGAATTTCTGGTGGCGAAGTTGGCGGTTCAAAAGGATTCGCTGAATTTAAAAAACAAAAAATTGCCGAGGCAGTTGGTAAAGGGATATCAGAAGAAACAGCACAATTGCTTGTTCAAAAATATGGTTCAAATACTGACGTGCTGCTTTCCTTGTATGAAAATAAACAAAAGGAAGCAAATGTAGCAAACATTGATCCCCTCGTATTTGCCCAGCTTCTGTATGGAATTGAACAGGAATTAGTGTATAAACCAGTTGATTTCTTTATTCGCAGAACTGGGGCACTTTATTTCGATATTAACTGGGTTCGTGAACATAAAGACGCTGTAATTGATTATATGGCCGATACATTTAAATGGTCTGCGGAACAAAAACAGGAATACATTGCTGAACTGGAAAAATTATTGCACGAAGCAGTAACCCCTGAAAAATAATTAAAAGTGGCCTTTTGCTGCAGTTTAACGTTCTTGTTTACCATTTTCTCCCTGATAGGAAGAGGCTGATACAAAGGTGTATAAGCCAGAGAAAAATCCGAACTATGATTCAAAATTCTTTTATTAGATTTTGAAGTAGTTCGGATATTTTTCTTAGCTGTTTTTGTTAAATTTTTATAAACTGCGACATAACTAATAATAGTAAAGAGGTTAATATAACTGAAACGTTTGACACAAAAGACGAAAAATCACAAGGTGGGAATTTTTGAACATTACTCTTCAACTAGGGTCTTACTACGCAGTTGATATAAATTGCGACGTAACTAAAAGTCATGTTTGGCGCCCCGACTGCCGCTGCGGAAAAACACTGCGCTTTACGTGGGCAGCTGATGAGCCTCCTCGAGCTGACGCTCTCCGGGGTCTTATCTAGGCTTCTGCTCCCACAGGAGTCTCCGTGTTTTTCCTTCACTAAGTTTGGGTTCTACCTATAATGTCATAACATCGATTTCTTCATTTTTCAAAAATTGTAACTGCGAGTAGTAGTCGACCCCTGCTTAGTTGATAGGCATAGGTGGGGCCCTGGAAACATAAGAAGGGCACTGAAAAAGTGGTGGATTTTAAAAAGTTTAGTTTTTCACCTTTACCTAGCATCTTGAATATACGGGGACTCCTCGAAAAAGAAAAAACACTTTTTTTTCGTGCGATGCCTATTCAGGGAAGCATTCCTTGTCCTGCGGGAAGTGAGAGATCGGCGAGACCCCGGAGGACGGCAGTTAATGAAGCCCGACTAAAAACGCCCTTTTCGGGCAACGTCGGCTCCCCCTTGCCGGGGCAAGGAGGCTCGTCACTCGCCCTAAGGTGCGCGCAGTATATTCAAGATGCGATGATAGATCCACATATTTGTGTATTAACTATACCTTTTTCAGTTCCCTAAGCGTAAGCTCCAGGAGGCCATGAAAGCGCAGTGTTTTTTAGCAGCGGTCGCAGGGGGCCAAACGTGGTTGTTTAATGATTGAAAATTTACCCATTCCAAAACTATTCTTCCTATCTATAATTCTATGCTTAACTATGGTATACTTTTTCTCGGTATAGAAAAATAGCTATACGTTTTGACTTAGGGGGATACCCATGCAAGATTTGAAGGAAAAAGAAAAATTAAATAATGTAATTCCTTTTATTCCAGAAGGCAATTTTTATTTCGCAAAAGGGATAGAAGCTTTCCAACGGAGAAAATTCGATGTTGCCGTTAAATGGATGAAAAAAGCTGTTGAGGTTGCGCCTGAAGAGCCCTTATACCATTGTCAATTATCGATTGTATATACAGAAATAGGTGCCTATCATGCTGCAAATCAGTTGCTGACAAAGGTTTTACAATCCACCGGAGATCAGTATGCGGATTGTTATTACCTGTTAGCAAATAATTATGCACATTTAGGTCTGTTAAATGATGCAAAAAAGTATGCAGAATCATACCTTAAATATGACCCCGATGGTGACTTTCATGAGGAAGCCACTAGTTTACTAGAAATGCTTGATATTGATGACGTTGAAGAAGACGATTGGGAAATGGAAGTTGAGGATGAACTGTTAATTTATCAGGAAACTGTTTTTCATCACATGGAAAGAATGGAATGGGACAAGGTTTTGCCTGTTTTAGAGGAAATGATCGTACTCTTTCCGGAGCACAAAATGATTATGCATGATTACACACAAGCAATATTCTTTAGCGGCGACCAAGAAAAGGCGATAACGATAGAACAGGATACACTAGATGAGGATCCAAATGAATTAGGATCACATATAAACCTCGCATTATTTTATTTTAAGTGTGGCAATGAGGAATATCGACACCATATTCAGGCATTACTAAATGTATATTCGATTCATGAACAACAAAAGTTGAAAATCGCAGCTACGCTCGCACGCACTGAATGTTATCAGGAAGCGTATAAACGATTTACAGCATTGTCAAAATCGGCTTTAAAGGGTCACCCATCGTACTATCGCTGGTATTCGATTGCGGCATATTATATCAATCTGAAAAAGAAAGCGAAGGCATTATGGGATGAGGGTTGTGCACGGCATCCCATGTTAGCAAAAGAAAATCATCCGTGTAATATGTAACATGAGCAGAACATTAGACGTACATGTTTACATCTTATAGTATATATATGGTTTAAATATAAATATTGGAAATTAAAGGGGCTGTTCGTAATGTCCGAAGATCGTATGTTTGATGTCATTATTGCAGGTGCTGGACCGGCAGGTATGACTGCGGCTGTATATGCATCTCGCGCAGATTTGGATACATTAATGATTGAAAGAGGAATTCCAGGCGGGCAAATGGCTAATACCGAGGATGTAGAAAATTATCCTGGGTATGAGCACATTTTAGGACCTGATTTATCCAATAAAATGTTTGAGCACGCTAAGAAATTTGGTGCTGAATATGCTTATGGGGATATTAAAGAGGTCATTGATCATGGCGATTACAAGCTTGTAAAAGCTGGTAAGCATGAATACAAGACACGTTCGCTTATCATTACTACTGGAGCACAATATAAAAAGCT
This Virgibacillus phasianinus DNA region includes the following protein-coding sequences:
- a CDS encoding glycerol-3-phosphate dehydrogenase/oxidase; the protein is MTVFSSYKRNEIYKEITKQQLDVLVIGGGITGAGISLDAATRGLRTGTIEMNDFAAGTSSRSTKLVHGGLRYLQQFEVKMVAEVGKERAIVYENGPHVTTPEWMMLPFHKGGNFGPFTTNVGLRVYDFLAGVKRDERRKMLSPEEALNREPLIKKEDLKGAGYYVEYKTDDARLTIEVMKKAVQSGAHVINYTKAVDFIYNDDQKIIGVIAQDQLTGEKMKIYAKKIVNAGGPWVDDLREIDGSKKGKTLHLTKGVHLVFSNEQFPLQQAIYFDAPDGRMIFAIPRDNKTYVGTTDTTYEGDIEHPTMTEDDRDYLVKAINYMFPSLGITNEHVESSWAGLRPLIQEEGKSPDEISRKDEIFISDSGLISMAGGKLTGYRKMAEHAVNTVVDQLKREEQIIYTKSQTHDLRISGGEVGGSKGFAEFKKQKIAEAVGKGISEETAQLLVQKYGSNTDVLLSLYENKQKEANVANIDPLVFAQLLYGIEQELVYKPVDFFIRRTGALYFDINWVREHKDAVIDYMADTFKWSAEQKQEYIAELEKLLHEAVTPEK
- a CDS encoding tetratricopeptide repeat protein, translated to MQDLKEKEKLNNVIPFIPEGNFYFAKGIEAFQRRKFDVAVKWMKKAVEVAPEEPLYHCQLSIVYTEIGAYHAANQLLTKVLQSTGDQYADCYYLLANNYAHLGLLNDAKKYAESYLKYDPDGDFHEEATSLLEMLDIDDVEEDDWEMEVEDELLIYQETVFHHMERMEWDKVLPVLEEMIVLFPEHKMIMHDYTQAIFFSGDQEKAITIEQDTLDEDPNELGSHINLALFYFKCGNEEYRHHIQALLNVYSIHEQQKLKIAATLARTECYQEAYKRFTALSKSALKGHPSYYRWYSIAAYYINLKKKAKALWDEGCARHPMLAKENHPCNM